Proteins from a genomic interval of Gavia stellata isolate bGavSte3 chromosome 13, bGavSte3.hap2, whole genome shotgun sequence:
- the RAB11A gene encoding ras-related protein Rab-11A, whose product MGTRDDEYDYLFKVVLIGDSGVGKSNLLSRFTRNEFNLESKSTIGVEFATRSIQVDGKTIKAQIWDTAGQERYRAITSAYYRGAVGALLVYDIAKHLTYENVERWLKELRDHADSNIVIMLVGNKSDLRHLRAVPTDEARAFAEKNGLSFIETSALDSTNVEAAFQTILTEIYRIVSQKQMSDRRENDMSPSNNVVPIHVPPTTENKPKMQCCQNI is encoded by the exons TTGTACTTATTGGAGACTCTGGAGTAGGCAAGAGTAACCTTCTGTCTCGATTCACTCGCAATGAGTTTAACTTGGAAAGCAAAAGCACCATTGGAGTAGAGTTTGCAACAAGAAGCATTCAAGTTGATGGGAAGACAATAAAGGCTCAGATATGGGacacagcagggcaggagcGATACCGAGCTATAACATCAGC GTACTATCGCGGAGCTGTAGGGGCTTTATTGGTGTATGACATTGCTAAGCACCTTACTTACGAGAATGTAGAGCGATGGTTGAAAGAGCTGAGAGACCATGCTGACAGCAATATTGTAATCATGCTTGTGGGAAACAAGAGTGACTTGCGCCACCTGAGAGCAGTCCCTACAGATGAGGCCAGAGCTTTTGCAG AGAAGAATGGTTTGTCATTTATCGAGACGTCTGCTTTAGACTCTACAAATGTGGAAGCAGCTTTCCAGACTATTCTGACAG AGATCTATCGTATTGTTTCCCAGAAGCAAATGTCCGACAGACGTGAAAACGATATGTCTCCAAGCAACAACGTGGTTCCCATTCACGTCCCTCCAAccactgaaaacaaaccaaagatgCAGTGCTGTCAGAATATATAG